From the genome of Saccopteryx bilineata isolate mSacBil1 chromosome 6, mSacBil1_pri_phased_curated, whole genome shotgun sequence, one region includes:
- the LOC136309605 gene encoding histone-lysine N-methyltransferase PRDM9-like, with protein sequence MWDAITPLIFSQEHLQENTSNQRIPTQRMKISSSILIHTTRMAKLKHEDCQQGFDNGSHCLKNQRTHSGEKNYVCRECERGFTKESDLLRHQRTHSGEKPYVCRECEQGFTRKSDLLIHQRTHSGEKPYVCRECERGFSKKSHLFTHQRTHSGEKPYVCRECERRFSHKSSLFRHQRIHSGEKPYVCRECEHRFTQKSDLVMHQRTHSGEKPYVCRECERGFSKKSTLLRHQRTHSGEKPYVCRECERGFKRKSVLLRHQRIHSGEKPYVCRECERGFSLKSTLITHQRTHSGEKPYVCRECERRFSQKIHLLSHQRTHSGEKLYVCKKCERRFTQKSDLITHQRTHSGEKPYVCRECERGFLKKSTLLRHQRIHSGEKPYVCRECERGFTEKSDLITHQRTHSGEKPYVCRECERGFSLKSTLLSHQRTHSGEKPYVCRE encoded by the exons ATGTGGGACGCAATCACCCCTCTGATATTCTCCCAGGAACATCTACAAGAAAACACCTCCAATCAAAGGATCCCTACCCAGAGGATGAAAATCAGCAGCAGcatactgatacacacaacgAGGATGGCAAAGCTGAAG CATGAAGATTGTCAGCAAGGCTTTGATAATGGGTCACATTGCCTCAaaaaccagagaacacactcaggggagaagaactatgtttgcagggagtgtgagcgaggctttacaaaAGAGTCAgacctcctcagacaccag aggacacactcaggggagaagccctatgtttgcagggagtgtgaacaagGTTTTACTCGAAAGTCAGATCTCctaatacaccagaggacacactcaggggagaagccctatgtttgcagggagtgtgagcgaggattTTCAAAGAAGTCACATCTCTTTACAcatcagagaacacactcaggggagaagccctatgtttgcagggagtgtgaacgacGCTTTTCACACAAGTCAAGTCTCTTCAGACACCAGAggatacactcaggggagaagccctatgtttgcagggagtgtgagcaccGCTTTACACAAAAGTCAGATCTCGTCAtgcaccagagaacacactcaggggagaagccctatgtttgcagggagtgtgagcgaggattTTCAAAGAAGTCAACTCTCCTAAggcaccagagaacacactcaggggagaagccctatgtttgcagggagtgtgaacgaggctttaAACGAAAGTCAGTTCTCCTAAGACACCAGAggatacactcaggggagaagccctatgtttgcagggagtgtgagcgaggcttttcactaaaatcaactctcatcacacaccagagaacacactcaggggagaagccctatgtttgcagggagtgtgagcgacgCTTTTCACAGAAGATACATCTCCtctcacaccagagaacacactcaggagagaagcTCTATGTTTGCAAGAAGTGTGAGCGACGCTTTACACAAAAGTCAGATCTCATCAcgcaccagagaacacactcaggggagaagccctatgtttgcagggagtgtgagcgaggatttttaaagaagtcaactctcctaaggcaccagagaatacactcaggggagaagccctatgtttgcagggagtgtgagcgaggctttacagAAAAATCAGATCTCATCAcgcaccagagaacacactcgggggagaagccctatgtttgcagggagtgtgagcgaggcttttcactAAAATCAACTCTCCTCTcgcaccagagaacacactcaggggagaagccctatgtttgcagggagtga